One stretch of Miscanthus floridulus cultivar M001 chromosome 18, ASM1932011v1, whole genome shotgun sequence DNA includes these proteins:
- the LOC136521118 gene encoding uncharacterized protein, which produces MHIEKNICENLIGTILNVKGKTKDTAIAMLDLKDLGIKKELQFREDGEMPHARYTLSTEQKKAFCAFLQEVKFPDGFASNISRCLNAEGTTVQGLILLQRILPAAMRGFLDRDIYEAIAELGRFFRELCSRTLNKDVLVQMKKEIPIILVKLEKIFPPAFFDVMIHLAVHLPDEALLMGPVQYGWMYPIERRLYTLKRYVRNRSRPEGSIAEAYIADECLTFCSKYMDDVETRFNREPRNKGFSNEEAYGVDVFGHGVNFTSAPEYVYDENGIDQMVWFVLNNCAQVEDYVNLFREELETQGCLTLKECFDKDFRPGLGTIF; this is translated from the exons ATGCACATTGAAAAAAACATATGTGAGAACCTAATTGGGACAATTCTCAATGTAAAGGGCAAGACAAAAGACACAGCTATAGCTATGCTTGATTTGAAAGATTTGGGTATTAAAAAGGAGCTGCAATTTAGAGAGGATGGAGAGATGCCTCATGCTAGATATACCTTGTCCACTGAACAGAAGAAGGCTTTCTGTGCTTTTTTACAGGAGGTAAAGTTTCCAGATGGATTTGCGTCCAACATCTCAAGATGTTTAAATGCTGAGGGAACAACGGTACAAGGGCTAATTCTTTTGCAAAGAATTTTGCCAGCTGCCATGAGAGGATTTTTGGACAGGGATATTTATGAAGCAATAGCTGAGTTAGGGAGGTTTTTTAGGGAATTGTGCAGCAGAACGCTTAACAAGGATGTGCTAGttcaaatgaagaaagaaatccctATAATTTTGGTGAAGCTTGAGAAAATTTTCCCTCCAGCTTTCTTTGATGTGATGATACACCTTGCTGTACATTTACCTGATGAGGCATTGCTCATGGGTCCTGTGCAATATGGGTGGATGTACCCAATTGAAAGGCGGCTATATACTTTGAAGCGATATGTGAGGAATAGGTCACGACCAGAAGGTTCAATTGCTGAGGCATATATTGCTGATGAGTGTCTGACATTTTGCTCTAAATACATGGACGATGTTGAAACAAGATTTAATCGGGAGCCAAGAAATAAAGGTTTCTCCAATGAAGAAGCTTATGGTGTTGATGTTTTTGGGCATGGAGTTAATTTTACTTCTGCACCTGAATATGTATATGATGAAAATGGCATTGATCAAATGGTGTGGTTTGTGCTGAACAACTGTGCCCAAGTTGAGGATTACGTCAA TCTGTTCAGAGAAGAGTTAGAGACACAGGGGTGCCTAACATTGAAAGAATGCTTCGACAAGGATTTCAGACCTGGTTTAGGAACCAT ATTTTGA